From a region of the Wolbachia endosymbiont (group B) of Gerris lacustris genome:
- the yajC gene encoding preprotein translocase subunit YajC: MFISEVFAADATNNVSASVASFIPLILIFVVFYFLIIRPNHKKLKEHRRMIDQIKRGDTVITSSGIIGEVNKVDEVNAQLILEIAPKIEIKILKSAISEILNKEIQKPVAKSIEESKVEKNGKKNKLEESKKDKNAS, encoded by the coding sequence ATGTTCATTTCTGAGGTTTTTGCAGCAGATGCGACTAACAATGTATCAGCATCTGTTGCTAGTTTTATTCCACTCATTTTAATATTTGTAGTATTTTATTTTCTCATTATTCGCCCCAATCACAAAAAACTAAAAGAACATAGAAGGATGATAGATCAAATAAAACGTGGTGATACGGTTATTACTTCTAGTGGAATAATAGGTGAAGTGAACAAAGTTGACGAAGTAAATGCACAACTCATACTAGAAATAGCACCAAAAATTGAAATAAAAATCCTAAAGTCTGCTATATCTGAAATCTTAAATAAAGAAATTCAAAAGCCAGTAGCTAAATCTATTGAAGAAAGCAAAGTTGAAAAGAATGGCAAGAAAAATAAACTAGAGGAAAGTAAAAAAGACAAAAATGCTTCATAA
- the glmS gene encoding glutamine--fructose-6-phosphate transaminase (isomerizing) — translation MCGILGIVSSSDSVIPTLLTALQKLEYRGYDSSGIAIVDNRGKIEVKKSEGKVERLCEVVHESKISSSKVGIAHTRWATHGAPNLKNAHPIYINNVVVAHNGIVENYSILKKDLEEKGVSFHTDTDTEVIPNILTSYLDEGLSPVDSIFKCLNNLQGSFALVLLFAEYPDALFVAKRNLPLAIGYNCNMMFAASDSNALSAFVEKILHLEDNDIAVIRSNEFSIYNNGTQVKRSIENSSPGNFLISKNGYSSFMLKEIFEQPYALNKTINQFYKQYKEINKELFSELGYITIVGCGSSYFAGLIAKCWLESIAQIRVYLEISSEFRYSSVKLEEGSIGLFISQSGETADTMEALRYARLQKQMIISITNTFNSSIEKASDIVLHTLAGPEIGVASTKTFSAQLAILACFAVELGKIKGVINENRIKQLSSAINSVPKCVEHVLDVMKIQHVSDSILEHNNVILIGRGSSYGVAMEGALKIKELSYINTIGIAAGEMKHGSIALIDSTVLVIAIIPYDNLFFKTLSNIQEIIARKGKVIAFSDKQGAPLLKGICVDVVQLLEVDNFVSPIIYSVAIQFLAYSIAEKKGLDVDCPRNLAKSVTVE, via the coding sequence GTGTGTGGAATACTAGGTATAGTAAGTAGCAGTGATTCAGTAATACCAACTTTACTAACCGCGTTGCAAAAATTGGAATACAGAGGCTATGACTCTTCAGGTATAGCAATTGTAGATAATAGAGGTAAGATAGAAGTCAAAAAATCAGAAGGTAAAGTTGAAAGATTATGTGAAGTTGTTCATGAGAGCAAGATATCTAGTAGCAAAGTTGGTATAGCACATACTCGTTGGGCTACACATGGAGCTCCAAATCTTAAAAATGCTCATCCCATTTATATAAATAATGTTGTTGTTGCTCATAATGGCATAGTTGAAAATTACAGTATATTAAAAAAGGATCTGGAGGAAAAGGGAGTATCTTTCCACACCGATACTGATACAGAAGTGATACCAAACATATTAACTTCATATCTTGATGAAGGGTTGTCACCAGTTGATTCTATATTTAAGTGTCTAAACAACTTACAAGGTTCATTTGCCTTGGTTCTATTATTTGCAGAATACCCAGATGCTTTGTTCGTTGCGAAAAGAAATTTACCTTTGGCAATAGGCTATAATTGCAATATGATGTTTGCTGCGTCTGATTCTAATGCTTTGAGTGCATTTGTGGAAAAAATATTGCATTTAGAAGATAATGATATTGCAGTAATAAGATCTAACGAATTTAGTATATATAATAATGGTACACAAGTTAAACGCAGCATAGAGAATAGTAGTCCAGGGAATTTTCTAATTAGTAAAAATGGTTACTCTAGCTTCATGCTAAAAGAAATTTTTGAGCAACCGTATGCATTAAACAAAACAATAAATCAATTTTATAAACAATATAAAGAAATCAACAAAGAATTATTTTCTGAACTAGGTTACATTACTATAGTTGGATGCGGTTCATCCTATTTTGCTGGACTAATAGCAAAGTGTTGGCTGGAAAGTATTGCTCAAATTCGGGTATATCTAGAAATCTCGTCAGAATTTAGGTATAGCAGCGTCAAGCTCGAAGAAGGTAGTATTGGCTTATTCATTTCTCAATCTGGTGAAACTGCAGATACTATGGAAGCACTACGTTATGCGAGATTGCAGAAACAAATGATCATTAGCATAACTAATACATTTAATAGCAGCATAGAAAAAGCCTCAGATATTGTATTGCATACTCTTGCTGGACCTGAGATTGGTGTTGCTTCGACGAAAACCTTTTCTGCACAACTTGCAATTTTAGCATGCTTTGCTGTAGAGCTTGGAAAAATAAAAGGTGTAATCAATGAGAATAGGATAAAGCAATTGAGCAGTGCTATTAATTCTGTTCCCAAATGTGTTGAGCATGTTTTGGATGTAATGAAAATACAACATGTATCAGACAGTATATTAGAGCACAACAATGTTATTTTAATTGGCAGAGGAAGCTCATATGGAGTTGCAATGGAAGGGGCGTTGAAAATAAAGGAACTTTCGTACATTAACACGATTGGTATTGCAGCAGGAGAAATGAAGCATGGCTCTATCGCTTTGATAGACTCTACTGTACTTGTTATCGCAATTATCCCTTACGATAATTTATTCTTTAAAACGCTATCCAATATACAAGAGATTATTGCAAGAAAAGGTAAAGTAATTGCCTTTAGTGATAAGCAAGGAGCACCGCTCTTAAAGGGAATTTGCGTAGATGTGGTGCAACTTCTAGAAGTTGATAATTTTGTTTCTCCAATTATCTACAGTGTTGCTATACAATTTCTTGCTTATTCTATTGCAGAAAAAAAAGGGTTAGATGTAGATTGTCCGAGAAATTTAGCTAAATCCGTCACAGTTGAATAA